In Actinoplanes octamycinicus, the genomic window GACGATCGTGGTGACGGTGAAGGCGGCGAGCAGATGCGGATCGAGAGGCACCCGGCCAACCTGCCACGCCCGGGAGCCCTGGCGGAATGCATGCTCGCATCGCTCAGCATAGGGTTCCCTTATGCTCGACCCCCGCCGTCTCAGCCTGCTGCGTGACGTCGCCGCCACCGGGACCATCGCCGGCGCCGCCACCCGGGCCGGCTGCACCGCGGCGGCCGCCTCCCAGCAGCTGTCCGCTCTGGAGCGCGACGTCGGCGTCCCGCTGCTGGAGCGCTCGGCGCGCAGCGTCCGGCTCACCGAGGCCGGCCGGGTCCTCGCCGAGCAGGCCGAGCCGGTGCTGGCCTCGCTCGCCGAGGCGGAGCGGGCGGTGCGCCAGGTGGCCGGCCTGCGCGGCGGCACGATCCGGGTGGCCGCGTTCGCCACCGCGGCGATCAGCTTCACCGTCCCGGCACTGACCGCGTTCCGCCGGTGCCACCCGGAGGTCGAAGTGCGATTCACCGAACTGGAGTCGGACGAGGCGCTGCCGCGGGTCCGCTCCGGCGACATCGACCTGGCAGTCACCCACGACTACGCCCCGCTGACCCGTCCCGACCTGCGCGGGCTCAGCCAGCGCCCCCTCTACCGCGAGCCGATGCTGCTCGCCGTCCCCCGCACCTCGCTACCCGCCACATCCCAGGCCGGCCCAACCGCCGAGCCCCGCACCCCGCTGGCCGCCGAACCGCAGGCCGGGCTGCGCGCTGGGCCGCCGCCGGTGTCGCTGGCCGACTTCGCCGGCGCCGACTGGGTGGCCGCGCTGACCAGCACCGGTTTCCAGGCCGCCACCGAGATGGCCTGCCGGGCCGCCGGGTTCGAGCCGCGGATCAACGTGCGGGTGCACAGCTATCCGATGGTGCTGGCCATGGTCGCCGCCGGATTCGGCGTCTCGCTGGTGCCCCAGCTCGCCGCCACACCCCAGCGCGGCGTCATCTACCTGCCGATCAGCCACCCGGAGGGCCTGGCCCGGCAGATCCACGCCACCACCCGGACCGGCGGCCGCTCCGCCGCCGTCCAGCACCTCCTGCGCTGCCTGACCGAGGCCCTCGGCAAACGAGCCGGCCGATAGCAGCCCTATTCGCTCCGCACGCGGAAGTCCCCGCCGCGCATCGAGCCCGGTCAGCGCGGCTGTTCGGGCGGGCGCAGGTCGAGTGACATGCGCAGGCCCGTGCCGAGTGCGGTGCGGGTTCGAGCGACCTCGACGAAGCCGGCGGCGTGGTAGAACGCCAGGGCGTGCGAGTTGCCGGTCACCCACATGCGCCGGTGACCGGTTTCGCGGGCGGTGCCGGCGAGCCGCTCGACCAGGAGGCGGGCGATGCCGCGGCGACGCTGGTCCGGATCGACGAACAGATCCTCCAACTCCGGGCCGTCGTCCTCGCCGGGCGCGACGGTGGCGAACCCGACCACCTTGCCGTCGAGCACCGCGACCAGCGTGCGTCCGTCGGCGACGCCGTCACCGGCGAAGACCAGGAACTCCGGGCGGGCCAGCAGCAACGGGGCGTCGCCGGCGTTGGACAGCGACGCCGCGCGGTACACCTCCCGCAGCGCCGGAAGGTCAGCCGCCACCGCGGTGCGAATCGCCGGAACCACCTTGCCGGGGTCGCTCATCCGCCCACTCCAACAGCACCCGTGGTGACCGTCAAACCTTTTTGCTCCACCTGTCGCTGCCGTTGAGCCGCCTCCTGGCCGTCTCCACACTGGGACCGTGAGCGTCAGAGAGGTCTACCTGGAGTCGGCCGCGATCACCGCGACCCTGCTGGCCCATCCGACCGTGGTGGCGCGATGGGAAGCGCCGAGTTCGCTGGCCAGACTCCGGGTCGGCGGCCTCACCGCCCACCTGGCCGGCCAGATCACCCAGGTGCCACCGGTCCTCGACGCGCCGGCCGTCGACGAACGGCTCTCGCTGACGGAGCACTTCGCCAGGTCGACGTGGCTCGATGGCGACCTGGACAGCGAGGTCAACAACTACATCCGCCGGGCCGCCGAGGAACAGGCGGCCGCCGGTGCCGCTCCCCTGCTCGACGCGGTTGCCGTCGCCCTCGCCGACCTGCGCAAGCGGCTACCCGCCGAACCGCCCGACCGGGTGATCCAACTCCCTTGGGGCCCGTGGTCCCTGTCGCTGGACGACTACCTGGTCACCCGTTTGCTGGAGTTGGCCGTGCACTGCGACGACCTGGCCACCAGTCTCGGAGTCCCCACCCCGGCCTTTCCCCGGACCTGGTTCGACACGGTGATCAGCGTGCTCTGCGGGCTGGCCACCGAACGGCACGGCCAGACCGCCCTCCTCCGCGCCCTCAGCCGAGCGGAACGAGCCCCGCGAACCATCACCGCTCTCTGAGCGACTGCGCATCCCTCTCCCGCCGTGGCTCACCCGGGACGACTTCGGCCGTCGGCGGGCGGTAGGCCCGGGTCTGCCGAAATGGTCATCCGGGCGCGCTCGTCGGCGGGCAGTAGCATCGCGGCCATGACGAACGAGAAAGGCGCTCGGCGCCTGAACCGGTGAGCGCGCGGCTACCCGGGGAGTGGGCCTGGCTGGACGCTGCGCTCACCTCCGGGACGGCGGGCGTCCCGGGTGACCCGGTTCGGTCACGGATCTTCGACGAGGTCCGGGCCGAGCGGGACGGGGCGACGGCGGGGCGGGTGCTGTGGTGGACGGGCACGGGGCTTCCCGGCGTACGCGAAACTGTTTTTGATCTTCTTGATGGGCTGGTGTCGGCGCATCGTGAGTGGCCGGCCGCAGCGGAGGTTGCCGAGCGGGCGCTGACCGGAAGCGATCAGCGCGTGGCGTGGACTGCGGCGCGCATCCTGGCCGCTGCGGGCGGGCGTCAGCGGGTGGTGCGGGTGCTGAGCGCCGCGACCGATCCGGTGGTTCGGGCGGCGCTGGTGGATCGGTTGCGGGACGACGTCGATCCGCGGTTCCGGTCGGATCCGGAGCCGGCGGTCCGGCTGCTGGCCAACGTCGCCGCGCTGCACCACGCCGAACCGGCCGAGTGGGCGGCGCTGGACGCGGCGGTCCTCGCCGACCTGGAGGCGGCCGATCGCGTGCTGCGCGGGAGCTGGTGGACCGCCGGGGAGCGGTGGGCGGCGGCGCTGGTCGCCCGCGACCGGGAGGACGACTGCGCCGCGTGGGCCGCTCGGTTGTCCGGGCTGAACAGGGTGTACTTCGCCCGCGAGGCGCTGCGGGAGTGGAGGGCCGCGCCCGGCCGGATAGCGCCCTTGCTGGCCGGAATGCTCGCCGGGAAGCCCTCGACAGCCGCGCGGAAGCCAGGCGACGAGTCGTCAGCGGCACAGACGGAGGCGGCGCGGACGGCGGCGGCGCGGACGGCGGCGGCGCGGACGGCGGCGGCACAGACGGCGGCGGCACAGACGGCGGCGGCGCGGACGGCGGCGGCGCGGACGCTGATGACGTCGCTGGCGGCGACTCGACTGGCGGCCGAGGCGCTGCTGGCGATCGTTGATGACCCGGAACTCGGGGCGGCGGCCACGGTCGCTCTGGGCACAGCCGGTGATCTGCGGGTGGTCAGCCGACTGGTCCGGATGATGGAGTCCGGGCCGGACGAGCCCGGCCTGCTCGGGGCGCTCCTGGCGGTGGTTCGGGCGGGAGCCGATCCGGCGGAGTTGGTGGACGCAGCCCGGCGAATGCTCGCGACCGATAGTGATCGGTACACGGTGCTGCGGGTGCTGGCCGCGTTCGGTCCGGCGGCAGCGGCCGCGGTGCCCGACCTGATCGCTCATCTCCCGGAGTCAGCATTCGCCCTGGAGCGGATCGGGCCGGCCGCCGCGGCGGCGGCACCGGCACTCCGGGAGCATGCGGCGCACCAGAATGCCGCGGTGGCCCGTGCGCTGCTGGTGATCACCGGCGATCGGGTGGCGGCGGACGACTATCTCGCCGGGCGGGCCGAGTCGCCGGGCCGGGGCCGGACCGAGGCCGCCGTGCTGAGCTGCCTCGCCGAGCACGGTCCCGGCGGGCTCACCGAGCGCCAGCACCGGCAACTGCGGAACCTCTTCGAACGGCCCGGCCGCACCCAGTTGGAGACGGCCGGCGCGATCTGGCGGCACGAGGGCCCGGCCGCGGCCGCCGAACTGCTGGCGGCGCTGCCCCACTATCTCGGCGACGACTTCTACGCCGTCCCGGCGCTGCGGGTCCTCGGGGCGATGGGCGCGCACGCCCGGCCGATCCTGCCGCTGCTCGACAGCATCGCGACCGGCCGGCACCGGGTGCACATGAACAACGGTGGCCCGGACGACGAGTTGCGCGGGGACGAGGTGCTGCTCGCGGCGGTGCTGGCGGCTTGTGAACACATCATCAACGCCAAGTAACTCATCGCAAGGTGTCGATTACTGATCGCCATGCGGCTAACATCCACAAGGGTCGAATCGATGCCTGTCTTTGGGGGGCTGTGGCATTGAACAGATCCAGCAGACCTACTCTCCGGCGTTCGGTGACGGTGCTCGCGATCGGAGCCACCGTCACCGCCCTCGCCACTCCGGCCGCCAACGCTCAGGCGCCGGCCGACCCGGAAGCCACCGGCTGGGCGCAGATCGCCGCGCTCCAGCAGGTCAAGAAGTCGCTGACCGAGCCGGAACGCAAACTCGACAGCCGGCTCGCCATCGAGCTGCGCAAACGTGACAACAAGGTGTCCGCGTCCGCGCTGCCGAAGGTGGCCACCGGCGTGGAGGTCAGCAAGTCCGGGACCACCAAGGTGGAGATCCACGCCGGCGCCGTCGACGACGGCCTGCTCGCCCGGCTGCGCAAGGCCGGCGCCACCGTCCGGTTCCCGTCGGCGAAGACCGGGACCGTGCTGGTCGAGGCGCCGCTGAGCGCGCTGCCGGAGATCGCCGGGTGGAAGGACGTGACCGCGATCGACCTGGCGCACGGGGCGATCACCGGGCACCAGACCGACCCGGCCAAGCGGACCCAGTCGAAGCAGGAGAAGGCGAAGGAGCAGGAGGCCAAGGCCGCCGCGATCGCCGCGGTCGGCGAGGTGGTCTCCGAGGGCGACCGCACCCACGCCGCCGACACCGCCCGCAAGAAGTACAAGGTGACCGGCACCGGCGTGAAGGTCTGCGCGCTCTCCGACGGCATCGACTCGCTCGCCGCCTCGCAGGCCTCCGGTGACCTGCCGGCCGACCTCGACGTGCTGCCCGGTCAGGAGGGCGAGGGCGACGAGGGCACCGCGATGCTGGAGATCATCCACGACCTGGTGCCGAACGCGCAGCTCGGCTTCGCGACCGCGTTCACCAGCGAGGCGAGCTTCGCGGAGAACATCCGGGCACTGCGCTTCACCGCGCACTGCGACATCATCGTCGACGACGTCGTGTACTACCACGAGAGCCCGTTCCAGGACGGCCTGCCGGCCCAGGCGGTGAACGCGGTGACCGCCGACGGGGCGTACTACTTCAGCTCGGCCGGCAACGAGGGCAACAAGCTGGACGGCACCTCCGGCAACTGGGAGGGCGACTTCGTCGACTCCGGCCGGGGCATCGGCAAGTTCGTCGGCCAGGCGCACGACTTCGACCCGGGCGCGGGCGTGCAGGTGCTGAACCCGTTGTCGCGCAACAGCAACGGCGTGGTCACCACCCTGTGGTGGGCGGACCCGCTGGGCGGCTCGGCCAACGACTACGACCTCTACCTGCTCGACTCGGCCGGCAACGTCACCGACTTCTCGCAGGACACCCAGGACGGCAACGACGACCCGTTCGAGATCCTGGCGACCAGCCAGTTCACCGTCAACCAGCGGCTGGCCGTGGTGAAGTACTCCGGCGAGGTCCGCTACCTGCAGCTCAGCGCGTTCCGCGGCCGGTTCACCGACTCGCCGGACGGATCCCTCAAGGGCTTCTCGACGTCCGGGGTGCTGCGCGGGCACGCCGCCGCCGAGCAGGCGTTCGCGGTGGCCGCGGCGCCGGCCGCCGCCCCGCTGCCGTTCGACCTGGAGGACGGCGACCCGCCGAACCCGGCCGGGCCGTACCCGAACGTGTTCACCAAGCAGACCAAGCCGGAACGGTTCACCTCGGACGGCCCGCGCCGGATCTTCTACCAGGCGGACGGCACGCCGATCACCCCCGGCGACTACACCGCGACCGGCGGCGTGGTCCGCAACAAGCCGCAGATCACCGCGGCCGACGGCGTGGTCACCTCGGTGCCGGACTTCTCGCCGTTCTTCGGCACCTCGGCGGCCGCGCCGCACGCCGCCGCGATCGCCGCGCTGGCCCTCTCCGGCAACCCGGGGCTGACCAACGCGGAGATCCGCGCCGCCCTCACCGAGACCGCGCTGGACCTGTCCCCGACCGGCTACGACGTGCGCACCGGCTACGGCGTGATCCGCGCCGACCTGCTGCTGCGCAACACCGGCGCGACGCCGCAGCCGCTGGTCAAGGCCGGTACGCCGACGGTCACCGAGACCACCGGTGACGGCGACGGCTATCTGGAGCCGGGTGAGCAGGGCACCCTGGCGCTGCCCGCGGTGAACGTCGGCGACGGCACCGCGACCGGCGTCAACCAGGTGGTCGACCCGGACGACGCGCGGGCGACGGTGACGCCGCACGCCGCGTCGTACGGAAACCTCGCCGCGGGCGCGACGAAGTCGAAGAACTTCAAGATCAAGCTGGCCGCGGACTACCCGCTCGGCCGGCCGGTCACGCTGCGGGTGAAGACCACCTTCGCCGGCGTGCTCTCGCCCACCACCAGCACCCCGGCGGTGGCGACCGGGCACCCGACGCCGGTGCGCGACTTCGCCTACAGCGGCGCGCCGGTGCCGATCCCGGACAACAACCCGGCCGGCGCCACCGCCACCGTGGACGTCAGCGGCGTCGGCACCGCCTCCTCGCTGACCTTCTCGATCGACGGCACCACCTGCACGATCGACAACGCCGCCACCACCGTCGGCATCGACCACACCTGGGTCGGTGACCTGACCGGCACGCTGACCGCGCCGGACGGCCGGACCGCGACGCTGTTCAGCCGCCGCGGCACCAGCGGCAACAACCTCTGCCAGGTGGTCTTCGACGACGCCGCGAGCACCCCGTTCGCGACCGTGCTGTCCGATGCCGCGCCGTTCACCGGCACCTGGAAACCGAACGAACCGCTCTCCGCCCTGCGGACCTCGCCGGTGGACGGGACCTGGACGTTCAAGGTCACCGACAGCGCCAGCGGCGACGTCGGCTCGATCCGCGCCTTCTCACTGCACATCGCCGGCTTCGAACCGGCCTGACCGATCCGGTCCGGGCGCGCTCACCGGCGCGCCCGGACCGCCCGGTCAGCGCTCCCGGCCCAGGCCCGGATGGGCGGGGCCGCCGAGCTGGGCGGAGATCCGGTCGAGCACCGTCCAGTGCGCGGCACCGTCCCGCTCGATCTGCGGATCCTCGTCGTGCGCGTCATCCCAGGCGCCGGCCAGGCCGGCCAGTTCGCTCGCCGCTGTGGCCCACTCGTCGCCGGTCAGGGTCACGGTCGCTTCCCGACCGGAAAGCTGTTCGCGTACGTCCGCAGCGATCCGTCGCAGCCGGTCACTCGCCTCCCCCGGCCCGCCGTCGAAGTCGTCGGGACCCTCGTCCGGTTCGTCGAAGATCTCCAGGAACAACCGCCACTGCCGAGCCGGCAACGTCACCGGATAGCGGCGGGCGGGATCGACCCCGAGCTCCAGCACCGCGTCCAGGTCGGTGGCGTCCCGCAGATCCAGCAGCCCGGCCGCGACGGTGAACTCGCACCACGGCGACCAGCCCAGCTCCGGCACGTCGAGGCCGGTGCCACGGACCCGCCACCGGTACGACTCCCCCGGCCCCAGCTGGTCCAGCTCGGCCACCGCGGTCCGGTCCGGCTCCACCGGCACGCCGATCATCTCCGGCTCGGTGGCGCCGTCCAGCGGCACCAGCTCGAAGGTCACCTCACCGGGCATCCGGTCGAACGCCGCCGACAACCTCGGCGTGGTGGTGCGGACGACCGGGCGCCCCGGCCCACCGACACATCCCGGCACCCCGTCGACGGCCAGCCGGGTGGCGACCGGCTGGAACGCCAGCCCGGCCACCGAGGGCGGCGGCGCGTCGGTGTCGATCACCAGGACCGAGCAGAACGCGGCCTGCTCGGCGCGGCAGAACGCTTCCGGATCGAGGCGGGGCGGGTCGCCGTACGACGGCCCGGGCAGCAACGCCGCCGCGACCGCGACCGATGCGGCGACCGCGACCGCCCGCCGCATCGATCTCCTGCTCATCAGCCCTCGCGGTCCGCTCCGTCGTCCAGGTGCCGCGGCCACGCCGCGACCAGGGCGGCGGCGACCGCGACGAGCCCGGCAACCGTCCAGGTCACAACCGGGATCTCCTCGCCCGGACTGTAGACGATGTAGGGATAGGGCGAACCGTGCGCGTAGACCATCACCTGGTAGGCGTCCCGCAGATGCGCGTAGGCCGGGACGGCCGCCAGCGCCGCGGCCACCACGCCCGCCCCGGTCGCCACCCGCCGGCGGCGCGGCCCGCTGGCCCGCACCCAGGCGGCGAAGGCGGCCGCGGCCAGCCATCCGGCGAGCGCGCCGGCGACCAGCCCGGCGACAGTCAGCGGGCGGATCACCGCCGTCTCGCGCGGCCACACCTCGGTGGCCCAGGAGACCGGCCCGGCCCGGCCCTGATCGGCACCCTCGCCCATCATCGAGCCGGTGCCCTGCAGCTTCAGCCCACCCTTGACGGCCGTGTAGTAGAGATCTCGGGTCGGCGTCGTCGTGGCGCCCCAGTCCGTACCGAAACTGGTGATCGCCTTGCCGTCCCGGATCTGGAACGACGTGATCCGCCAGCCGGCCGCGGTCAGCGCGGCCCGCAGCCGGTCGGCCGACAGCTCGGCGGTCCCCTCCGCCCGGACCAGTGCGTCCGGGCCCTGCATGGCCGACCCCTCCCGGTAGACGGCGGCCGGCGCCGGCATCCCGGAGATTGCCGCGTTGAGCTCGCGCAACTCGCTGTCCGACGGGACCGGGGCGGCCGTCTGCCAGCCCAGCCAGGTCCCGGCCGTCGCGCCGAACGCGCCCAGCACCACCGCGGCGACCAGCGCGCCGGCCCAGGCCAGCGGCCGCCGGGCGGGCAGCCGGAAGCGCTGGCGCAGGCCGCTGAGCACCAGGTGCAACGCCTGGCCGCGGGTCGGCGCGCCACGGCCGGCCGCGGCCATGTCCATCAGCGTGGTGATCATTTCGGCGCCGCGGTGGGCGCGGTAGGCCTTCGGGTACGCCCGGAGCAGCCGCTGGTAGCGCAGTTCCATCCGGTCGCTCATCGGATACCGCCTTCGCTCTTCGGCGCGATGCCGTCGTCTGTCGTGGTGCCTTCGCCCATCGGGACGCCTTCGCTCATCCGGGCGCCGCCCTCGCCCGCCGGGGCGACGCCTTCGCTCATCGGGCACCGCCGAAGGCCAGCCGCAAACGGGAAGCGGCCGCGTCCGCGTTGCGCCGCAGCCGTTTCACCTCGGTCGCGAGCGCCGTCGTGCCGGCGTCGGTGAGCCGGTAGTAGCGGCGCAGCCGGCCGTCGACCGCCTCCTCCCGATCGACCTCGATCAGGCCCTTCTCGGTCAGCCGGTCGAGGGCTCCGTAGAGCGTGCCGGGCCGCAGCACGACCTCGCCCTGCGACATCTGCTCGACCGCGTGGATCACGCCATACCCGTGTGCGGGCTCCGCCGCCAGGGCGGTGAGGATCAAGAACGTCGGTTCCTGCATGGACCGGAACACTACGTCTGCCGATATATAACGTCAACCGTAGTATCAGCCGGCGACGAGATGCCTCCGGACCGCGGTCACATCCTCGGCGGCCAGCCCGGCCGCTCGCAGCCGCGCCTCCACGTCCAGATCGGCCAGCAGGTCATCCAGCACGGCGGCGATCGTCGTACCCCGCCGGGCCAGACTCGCCGCGACCGGATCCGCGCCGGCGTCATGCTCGAAATAGTGGCGCAGCCGTTCCTCGCTCACCGCGTAGTCGGCCACGATCGCCTCCGCGGTCACCCCGGCCAGCGCGAGCAGCAGCAGCGAGATCAGGCCGGTGCGGTCCCGCCCGATCCCGCAGTGCACCACCACCCCACCGGTCGGCGCGGCCCGGGCCACCGCCGCGACCGCCGCCGCGCACCGGTCCGCCTTGTGCTCCAGGAACGGCCGGTAATAGAGCGGCGTGCCATCCATCTCGGAGTCGACGCACCGATACCAGAAGTCCGCGTCCCCGTTGTCGTCCAACGGCACGGTCACCACGGCGATCCCGTCCGGCCGGGACACCGCGCCCGCCCGCTCGCCGTCCTCCCTCTCGTCGTCCTCCCTCAGGTCGACAACGGTCCGCACGCCATAGTCCCGCAGCGCCGCCCACCCACCCGCACTCAGCCGATCCAGGTTGTCCCCCCGGACCACCGCCCGCCACCTGGTCCGCCGCCCGTCTCGGGTCGGCAGCCCACCGAGGTCACGGATGTTGAAACAGCCCTCCCAGTCCAGATGCCGATCGATCTCCATCGTCGGAAGGTATCAATTCGCGGCCGGACCGGGCGCCGGCTCACGCACCCGATGCAGCGTCCGGCCCGGTAACGACGCCGAGCAGCGCACGGATGCCATCTGCCCGGATGTCGCCCAACCGGTCGAAGATCGCAAGAGCCTCTCGCCACATGGCCGCGGCTTCTTCGCGGAGCCCGGTTCCCGCCACCACCGTTCCCAGACGTTCCAGGGTCTCTGCCTGTCCGACCGCATGACCGATCCGCATCCGGCAATCCAGTGCCCGGCGGTAGGCGTCGATCGCGCCAGCGGTGTCCCCGAGTTCCTCGGTGATCGACGCGACGAGATGGAGGGCATGCCCTTGCCCGAAGAGGTAGCCGATCTCAGTGTGGATCTCCAAAGCCTGGCGGTATCGACGCAATGCTTCGCGACGCCGGCCGTTTCGCTGCAGATACTCACCCATGCTGATCAACGTCGCGCCTTCGCAGTAACGGTTTCCCGCGGCGCGATGGAACCGCATGGAGGCTCGGTAGACCTCCTCGGCCTCCTCGGAGCGGTCGAGCTTCTCCAACACTCCGGCCATGTGATGCAACGATTGACCCTCGCCGTAGGCATCACCCAACCGACGGCGAATCACCAACGCCTGCTCGAGGTAGCCCAAGGCGACCTCGTATTGTCCGGTCTCCTTCGCTCCGATCCCGAGATTGCTCGCGAGCCATCCTTCGGCGAAGGCGTCACCGATGATCTGCGCCGACCGCAGACCGAGGTCGAATGTGGTCATGTAGTCGTTCCAGTGACTACGGAGACGGAAGTAGGTGAAGGCGAATAGAGGCAACCGCCACGCGATGGTGTGCAGCCCCCTCTCCCCAGCGGCCCTGGTTGTCTCCACCAGATTGACCCGCTCGAGCTCGAACCAGTCCAAAGCCTCAATGGGCGCACCGAAGACTCTCTGCTGACGTGGCCGCTCGGCTGGATCGATGCTCGGCCGGCGCCGGTGCTTGTTCAAGATGGTGTCCGCCTGCTCGGCAGTACACAGATACCACTCGGCGAGCCGTCGCTGCGCCGCGCCTCGGTCGGACCGGCTGGACTCCTTGGCCACGAGTTCCTGCGCGTAGAGCTTCAACAAGTCGTGCATCCGGAACCGCCCCGGTCGCGGCTCTTCCAGAAGACTGACATCACGCAGGATCCGAAGGGCCTTCTGTGCCGCACGTCGTGGCCGCGACAGTAAGGCAGCGGTGGCCCAGGCATCGATCGCGGGTCCCGGATGCAAGCCGAGCAAGCGGAAGACTTGCTGGAGGTCCGCCTTGAGGGCCTGATACGACCATGAGAAGACCGCGCGGATCCGCGCTTGGTCATAGTCCGTGTCACTCAACTCGTCCAGGCAATGTGCTTGGAGTTCCCGAACCGCATCGGCGAGGCAGTCGTAGGAGCCGTTCGACACCCTCTCGGCAGCGATCTTGATGGCCAGTGGCAGGAAAGCGCATTTCTCGACCAGCGCTTGAGCCTGAGCAGCCTCCGCGTCGACCCGCTCCGGTCCGACGATGCGCCCGAACAACTCGAGTGCCTCGTTCGAATCCAGGACGTCCAGGAAGACGCGGGGCACATTCTCGAGCGCCGCGATGCCGGACAAGGTGCTGCGGCTGGTGATCAGAACGAGGCTTGAGGAGGTGCCCGGAAGCAGCCCGGCAATCTGGTCGCTGCGTCCGACGTTGTCCAGGACGATCAGCAGGCGCTGACCCGCCACCAGGGAACGGAAGAGCGCCCCCTGCTCCTCAGCGGTTCTCGGGATCTGCAGGGGCGCCACACCGAGCGCTCGGAGGAGCTGCCCGAGCGCCTCGGACTCGGTCATGGGAGAACGCGCGTCGTAGCCACGCAGGTTCAGATAGAGCTGACCATCCGGGAATCGATCCGCCATGGCATGCGCCCAGTGCAGCGCGAGCGCCGTCTTGCCGACGCCCGCGGTTCCGGCCACGGCGGTGATGACGACCGGGCCGGGCTCGGCGAGTGGCGGCGCATCGAGCAGGCCGTCCAGCAGCGCCACCTCAGTCGCACGGCCAGTGAAGTGGGCAGGAGCCCGGGGAAGTTGCCGGGGCAGCGGTGGCGCCGGCAACGACGGCGGGTGTAGATGCACGATGGCCGCTTGCACCACCGAGCCCTCCACCGCAGAGTTGATCTGGTTGATGACTGTCAGACTCCCGCCGTCGGGCGGGTCGAGGGCCGCTACAGCACCGGGGTCGCTGCCCTCCACCGATCCAGCACTCCCCGCGGGCTCACCGGGATCGTCACGGGGAGTGATGGCATCCGACGGCATACTCATGACTCACTCCGAGATGGTCAGCTTCGATGCCCAGCTGGCTGACATATCGTAAGGTTCTGATTACTGAAAGTCGATACTTGGTTACTCCGACCCTAGTGGTGAACAAGCAGCCGGGAGACGAACATGGATCCGATCAGTCTGGCGATCGCCGGGGCGGTAGCCGCCAAGGGTGCCGAAATGGCCGTCCAGCAGACTCCCGATGCGTGGCGGCGCTTCGTCGCCTTCGTCCGCGACCGGCTTTCCCGAGAGGACCGCGGGGCTGAGCTGCTGACCGCAGCGGAGGCCGACCAGAAACCGGTGGTCGTGGAGGCTCTCGCTGAGGAGATCACCCGGCTTCGGCAGGCTGACCCGACATTCGATCGCGCTCTTCAGCAGCAGTGGACCGCCATCACCGTCGCACCGCAGACCAGGTCGAACCAGGCGACCAACATCGTGACCGGGAGCGTCGGCGGGCATCTCGTGCAGGCCACGGAGATCTCCGGCGGTGTTTCCTTCGGGCCCGCCGAGCGGACCGGAACGCCGTCGGCGCAGGAGCCTCCGCGATGACCGGTGGCACCTTGCCCTTCGATGAGGTGTGGGTCTACGAGATACCCATGCGCACCCGCTTTCGTGGGCTCACCACACGCCAAGGAGTCGTGGTCCGGGCGGGCGACCGATGGGGCGAGTTCTGCCCCTTCCTGGAGTACGACGACGAGGAGTCGCAGTCCTGGCTCGACGCCACGATCGAGGCGTGCAGCGGATCCTGGCCGGCGCCGGTGCGCGAGACCGTCCCGGTGAACTGCATCATTCCGGCCGTGGATCCGGCGCAGGCACACCACCTGACCCGGTCTTCTGAATGCCGGACCGCCAAGGTGAAGGTGGGCAGCC contains:
- a CDS encoding LysR family transcriptional regulator — its product is MLDPRRLSLLRDVAATGTIAGAATRAGCTAAAASQQLSALERDVGVPLLERSARSVRLTEAGRVLAEQAEPVLASLAEAERAVRQVAGLRGGTIRVAAFATAAISFTVPALTAFRRCHPEVEVRFTELESDEALPRVRSGDIDLAVTHDYAPLTRPDLRGLSQRPLYREPMLLAVPRTSLPATSQAGPTAEPRTPLAAEPQAGLRAGPPPVSLADFAGADWVAALTSTGFQAATEMACRAAGFEPRINVRVHSYPMVLAMVAAGFGVSLVPQLAATPQRGVIYLPISHPEGLARQIHATTRTGGRSAAVQHLLRCLTEALGKRAGR
- a CDS encoding GNAT family N-acetyltransferase, with product MSDPGKVVPAIRTAVAADLPALREVYRAASLSNAGDAPLLLARPEFLVFAGDGVADGRTLVAVLDGKVVGFATVAPGEDDGPELEDLFVDPDQRRRGIARLLVERLAGTARETGHRRMWVTGNSHALAFYHAAGFVEVARTRTALGTGLRMSLDLRPPEQPR
- a CDS encoding maleylpyruvate isomerase N-terminal domain-containing protein; protein product: MSVREVYLESAAITATLLAHPTVVARWEAPSSLARLRVGGLTAHLAGQITQVPPVLDAPAVDERLSLTEHFARSTWLDGDLDSEVNNYIRRAAEEQAAAGAAPLLDAVAVALADLRKRLPAEPPDRVIQLPWGPWSLSLDDYLVTRLLELAVHCDDLATSLGVPTPAFPRTWFDTVISVLCGLATERHGQTALLRALSRAERAPRTITAL
- a CDS encoding S8 family serine peptidase, giving the protein MTVLAIGATVTALATPAANAQAPADPEATGWAQIAALQQVKKSLTEPERKLDSRLAIELRKRDNKVSASALPKVATGVEVSKSGTTKVEIHAGAVDDGLLARLRKAGATVRFPSAKTGTVLVEAPLSALPEIAGWKDVTAIDLAHGAITGHQTDPAKRTQSKQEKAKEQEAKAAAIAAVGEVVSEGDRTHAADTARKKYKVTGTGVKVCALSDGIDSLAASQASGDLPADLDVLPGQEGEGDEGTAMLEIIHDLVPNAQLGFATAFTSEASFAENIRALRFTAHCDIIVDDVVYYHESPFQDGLPAQAVNAVTADGAYYFSSAGNEGNKLDGTSGNWEGDFVDSGRGIGKFVGQAHDFDPGAGVQVLNPLSRNSNGVVTTLWWADPLGGSANDYDLYLLDSAGNVTDFSQDTQDGNDDPFEILATSQFTVNQRLAVVKYSGEVRYLQLSAFRGRFTDSPDGSLKGFSTSGVLRGHAAAEQAFAVAAAPAAAPLPFDLEDGDPPNPAGPYPNVFTKQTKPERFTSDGPRRIFYQADGTPITPGDYTATGGVVRNKPQITAADGVVTSVPDFSPFFGTSAAAPHAAAIAALALSGNPGLTNAEIRAALTETALDLSPTGYDVRTGYGVIRADLLLRNTGATPQPLVKAGTPTVTETTGDGDGYLEPGEQGTLALPAVNVGDGTATGVNQVVDPDDARATVTPHAASYGNLAAGATKSKNFKIKLAADYPLGRPVTLRVKTTFAGVLSPTTSTPAVATGHPTPVRDFAYSGAPVPIPDNNPAGATATVDVSGVGTASSLTFSIDGTTCTIDNAATTVGIDHTWVGDLTGTLTAPDGRTATLFSRRGTSGNNLCQVVFDDAASTPFATVLSDAAPFTGTWKPNEPLSALRTSPVDGTWTFKVTDSASGDVGSIRAFSLHIAGFEPA
- a CDS encoding PadR family transcriptional regulator; the encoded protein is MQEPTFLILTALAAEPAHGYGVIHAVEQMSQGEVVLRPGTLYGALDRLTEKGLIEVDREEAVDGRLRRYYRLTDAGTTALATEVKRLRRNADAAASRLRLAFGGAR
- a CDS encoding tyrosine-protein phosphatase; this encodes MEIDRHLDWEGCFNIRDLGGLPTRDGRRTRWRAVVRGDNLDRLSAGGWAALRDYGVRTVVDLREDDEREDGERAGAVSRPDGIAVVTVPLDDNGDADFWYRCVDSEMDGTPLYYRPFLEHKADRCAAAVAAVARAAPTGGVVVHCGIGRDRTGLISLLLLALAGVTAEAIVADYAVSEERLRHYFEHDAGADPVAASLARRGTTIAAVLDDLLADLDVEARLRAAGLAAEDVTAVRRHLVAG